Proteins encoded together in one Sander lucioperca isolate FBNREF2018 chromosome 17, SLUC_FBN_1.2, whole genome shotgun sequence window:
- the LOC116042318 gene encoding uncharacterized protein LOC116042318 isoform X2: MKQSLITALILCSISWISVSGSESHTETVEGRPGGEVTLTCSNPSSRDAATLWLRVFNRTKASFISAMFSSTVKPLYSNGSQNGRFNMSTNISTLFLQIKHVDVSDSGLYLCGFYIGGPFHFSAIHFNVKGSDESDDDDRKSEKSDGTAKLMSLILGALTVLLLMINIGLVVKNRKLQKAANEEQNPQQPENVDSDDLNSAALRFLPNTTRIRRSASEREVETQVLYSR; the protein is encoded by the exons ATGAAACAGAGCCTGATAACAGCTCTAATTCTCTGCAGCATCA gCTGGATCTCTGTCTCAGGTTCTGAGTCTCACACTGAGACTGTGGAGGGTCGGCCGGGTGGAGAAGTCACACTCACATGTTCTAACCCGTCCAGCCGAGACGCTGCAACACTCTGGTTGAGAGTGTTCAACAGAACCAAGGCCAGCTTTATCTCTGCGATGTTCAGCTCTACAGTAAAACCTTTATACAGTAATGGAAGTCAAAATGGAAGATTCAACATGAGTACCAACATCTCCACTCTCTTTCTCCAAATCAAACATGTGGATGTATCTGACTCTGGACTGTATTTATGTGGATTTTACATCGGAGGACCTTTTCATTTCAGCGCAATacacttcaatgttaaag gCAGCGATGAATCTGATGATGACGACAGGAAGTCTGAAA AGTCTGATGGAACAGCAAAGCTGATGAGTTTGATCCTGGGAGCTCTGACTGTTCTCCTCTTAATGATCAACATTGGTCTGGTTGTTAAAAACAGGAAACTTCAGAAAG CTGCCAATGAAGAACAGAATCCACAACAGCCTGAG AATGTGGACTCTGATGATCTGAACTCTGCAGCTCTGAGGTTCCTTCCAAACACAACAAGGATCAGGAGGTCTGCATCAGAGAGAGAAGTGGAGACTCAGGTTCTTTATAGTAGATAG
- the LOC116042318 gene encoding uncharacterized protein LOC116042318 isoform X1, giving the protein MKQSLITALILCSISWISVSGSESHTETVEGRPGGEVTLTCSNPSSRDAATLWLRVFNRTKASFISAMFSSTVKPLYSNGSQNGRFNMSTNISTLFLQIKHVDVSDSGLYLCGFYIGGPFHFSAIHFNVKGSDDSHDDADRKSESSDESDDDDRKSETESDGTAKLMSLILGALTVLLLMINIGLVVKNRKLQKAANEEQNPQQPENVDSDDLNSAALRFLPNTTRIRRSASEREVETQVLYSR; this is encoded by the exons ATGAAACAGAGCCTGATAACAGCTCTAATTCTCTGCAGCATCA gCTGGATCTCTGTCTCAGGTTCTGAGTCTCACACTGAGACTGTGGAGGGTCGGCCGGGTGGAGAAGTCACACTCACATGTTCTAACCCGTCCAGCCGAGACGCTGCAACACTCTGGTTGAGAGTGTTCAACAGAACCAAGGCCAGCTTTATCTCTGCGATGTTCAGCTCTACAGTAAAACCTTTATACAGTAATGGAAGTCAAAATGGAAGATTCAACATGAGTACCAACATCTCCACTCTCTTTCTCCAAATCAAACATGTGGATGTATCTGACTCTGGACTGTATTTATGTGGATTTTACATCGGAGGACCTTTTCATTTCAGCGCAATacacttcaatgttaaag GCAGTGATGATTCTCATGACGACGCTGACAGGAAGTCTGAAA gCAGCGATGAATCTGATGATGACGACAGGAAGTCTGAAA CAGAGTCTGATGGAACAGCAAAGCTGATGAGTTTGATCCTGGGAGCTCTGACTGTTCTCCTCTTAATGATCAACATTGGTCTGGTTGTTAAAAACAGGAAACTTCAGAAAG CTGCCAATGAAGAACAGAATCCACAACAGCCTGAG AATGTGGACTCTGATGATCTGAACTCTGCAGCTCTGAGGTTCCTTCCAAACACAACAAGGATCAGGAGGTCTGCATCAGAGAGAGAAGTGGAGACTCAGGTTCTTTATAGTAGATAG